From a region of the Marmota flaviventris isolate mMarFla1 chromosome 13, mMarFla1.hap1, whole genome shotgun sequence genome:
- the Qrfp gene encoding orexigenic neuropeptide QRFP, producing MKGNESKFPQPSGGCLGTALSRSEPECDSAKLLRRLCGRDRGRVRSHLSTPFLLLLPLGACLPLLDTREPTDTGGAIAAGMSWAHLAQGSRPHFVWGPARWPRAPHAQAPLARAEGLPASGGEQAGLRLARQDGSEAAGEKAGGPLGSLAEELSGYSRKKGGFSFRFGRRRRRARRSRGAAPHVSPALLLQPPRPRL from the exons atgaaaggaaatgaatCCAAATTCCCGCAGCCCTCCGGGGGCTGCCTGGGCACCGCTCTGAGCCGTTCAGAGCCTGAGTGTGACAGTGCTAAGCTGCTGCGGCGGTTGTGTGGCAGGGACCGCGGGAGA GTGAGGAGCCATCTCTCCacgcccttcctcctcctcctgccactGGGAGCCTGTCTCCCTCTGCTGGACACGAGGGAGCCCACAGACACCGGGGGTGCCATCGCAGCCGGTATGAGCTGGGCCCACCTGGCCCAGGGGTCCAGACCCCACTTTGTGTGGGGCCCCGCCAGGTGGCCAAGAGCACCGCACGCACAGGCCCCACTTGCCAGGGCTGAGGGGCTGCCGGCCTCCGGCGGGGAGCAGGCTGGCCTCCGCCTCGCCAGGCAGGACGGCAGTGAGGCCGCGGGCGAGAAGGCCGGTGGCCCGTTAGGGAGCCTGGCCGAGGAGCTCAGTGGCTACAGCAGGAAGAAAGGCGGCTTCAGCTTCCGCTTTGGCCGGCGTCGTCGGAGGGCCAGGCGTTCTCGAGGGGCGGCGCCCCACgtctcccctgccctcctccttcagcctccgaGACCCAGACTCTGA